ctcttttatgttatttgataagatacaagtattaaaaatttcgcCAGTCGAGAtatttgcagtttatttttatactagatCAATGTACAACGACCTTGATATGCACTAGTGCATCCGACTGAATTCGTTATTAGTAGAGACCCTATATcatagtatattatatatatataaattcatgaaataaatgacggaaaaacttatatcagatCGATTCAACTGTAGCAATTTAGGTATTCTATAGAAAtctatacattatatatattctaagtCTATATAGAGCATTCTgcagaatatttaaattattcaattgtcAGATTTACTTTAAAGTTGTTAAATAGTTTACATctaattaatatcttatttaaattttcacatgtaaaaatgtgaaaacaaagataattaccttttatatttatatcgacTGATTTTTATTTAGGTATGCATCAATGCTTTATATTTCTTGTATAACTTGACTTGGAACAAATGATACTTCGTACATACAATTTATACAGTTgttaaatgataatattaaacatGAAAGCAATATGTTTGAAGtgttatatttctataattctttagctttttatttttcttctattttaaaaatatttcttctagcccaagaaaattattttaaattatattttcttattttatgaaCAAAAGTTAGTAAAAGGcacttttgtattatttattgtcataaacggacaaaaattgtaatgtttatgATTTTTGCATGCCCAATCATCAAGAAAAAAGAATCTCTTTTcaatacaatttacaaaaacaatataGTACATTTACAGTTAGTATTGAaaccaatatatatatttgtatgacaGGAAACAAGACAACATATGacagaaataaatagaaacataaagaaaaatatttttttagaacaaattcgcaatttttcttatcaatataaaaaataacgttCATGTGAAATTACCGTTTGAAGTTATACATACGATACTTCGGATTCTGATAGAAAATCCTCTGATTGCAGAATAGTTTTATGAAAAGTATATGTTATCTTGTGGTTTTCAGGCTTCTTTATTGATGAATGATATGGTTGATAAATTGTTCGTGAACGGAATGcactaaataaacaaaatagataACAATATAAATCGTGCTCGTTAAAGTAAAataagcattttataaaaatatagaaattactTGGATTTGGTTGTATCcttacgtaaaattttattcgaggTTGTTTCTATTTTTGGCCGTTTCCTTAACTCCATGGTATATCGTGTTTCTGGATCTGCATTTTCGTTTGTTTTAGAATTACGTACACGCTGcataaaaaaaggataaaaaatatgatttcttcttcgaaaatacataataacaaaaatgactttatttttgtttcgatGAATTTCAGTGTTACCTTTCGCGGAGATGGTTTTTGCTCCTCTTCGCTGGACTCTGTACTTGAGAACTTACGTGCTCGTTGTTTATTGTATTTTCGAGATTTCTTATTAAATCTTCCTGCATTGTTTGTACAATCTTTCGTCTTAGGTGATTTTTTGGAAGTTTGAAGATTTTCGGTGACAATcgtctaaatttaaaaaaaatgtgcatatacatatacatataaaatataaaatttttcattaataaatttatatttagtagAAATGTGATTCCatgaatttatttgatttatattaaggctcctgagtactcgccgcggccatattgaagtcgtgacgtcagaagcgagaaattgcgtgaaatgacacgtaattttgtccgacatgccatttgtaaataaagccaatttggataaaacaaactaagcagatgactttaaaacacttctaaatatcggtcacgactatcctttttccgcctaacaatcagtaaatagttgtaaaaagcatgtaaagtgaagcaattgaaacaggaaaacacatgggcacataattttgtccgacgtgccatttctaaataatgccaatttggataaaacagactaatcagatggctttaaaacacttctaaatatcggtcacgactatccttttttcgcctagcagtcagtaaatagtcgtaaaaagcacgtaaagtgacgtctattcagacaggaacacacggatagctattaaaaggagtgaaaaatgtacttttatgtataaaattcaaagaaactttactcgcggtccatttttacgaatttggtaaatacgagacaagtcatgtttttacaatgaaacacataataacaaaatgacatgcacgataacatttcatcgtcaatctgtcacgtttcacgtgtattagttctaattttgtccgcgacgaaatatcgctaccgtcaacgcggagttctcggctgaggagtcaggagctttaaaaattttatttgattcagGTAACAGTATTTGCTTATTTACACTTTGTTTTTTGGAATTtactttctgtttctttttctcttcactattctacattaaaaaaaaaaattatgaaaaatgttataaagcaaatacttaaataaagtaaatatttctttagttaCAGTAACTTTTACCATAGTATTCTTCTGGATTTCTTTTGAATTATCAGTCAGCAAAAGAACCGATGATTTCTTTAAACTGCCTGGACTATAGACAACTGTGTTATCTTTCAAAGTTATACGTTCgcctgtataaaaaatatatgtaaaaaatatataataactgtaaattattcatctatttttgtaaaaaattaatctagTTTTTCACttgaaacataataaaaattttatttttattgtaaatacgtaattattaaataataaataatagattaaagattttgttaattaatctttttaccTGCCCAGTAATGTAATGGAGGTATGATATGACGGCCTCTCGAACTAACAGATGTATTCagtaaattaattgttacatcATGAAGTTTTGTCCTAGCTTCTTGAACATTGTCTGGAAAATGAAAGtgattacaatttatataaaacatgtaattgtaatatgtttaataaaaatatgtatttaaaaaaaactcttaCCGCTCTGCATTCTCCAAGTCTGACAAAATTGCTTGATTCTTGCAGGACATCCATAACGACATTGTTTCACAAGTTCCTTGGGAATATCTAAATACGAAGCGAtaattatttgacaaatattaattatataatatataattcatgtCGCGGATTTCAGATACTTTACTATGCTTGTTGTCACTTAAATGTCCATGAAGTGCATAGAATTCGTGATTCACCGTTTCGATCAGTGTTGCTGAGTGTCGCCTCAGCACAATGTCCGTACTAAACTTCCTGTTTACAACGTGACCAGCTCCGCTATAAgtagaaaagaaatttaatctattaattatttatattatataattacatgtgAGCCTTTAATCATTAGTTATGTTTTTTTAGAAGAACGTACTTGATCAATTTCCCTTGAAAAATTAAACCTGATTGAGATTTTGTATATTGTACTACTTTTGGCATCCATGCAGTTAGCACTCTGGGATTTTCTTTTGTTCCAAGTTTGCTGCTTTTAGGTTGCTCAGCTATGGAGTTTGTCAACAAATTAAGATTATTAAGACTCCTATTATccaatttatctttattatttgttatctcTTTTTTATTACCATCATCTGTCATGTTCAAATGAAAATCATTAATTGTAGGTTTTGTAGCAATTGATATATtcgatttatttttgttatttgttatcagattaatttctcttttattgtCAACTGTTGTCTTTGGAGAATTGATACGATTGTCATTAATCGCAGATTTTGTAGCGATTGTCATTCTTGATATAGATTTCTTCCTATTATTTTCCTCCAACAGTAGAACATCTTTGTCCTGCTTATCCTCTTTCTGCACGATTATCTGGGAATGAGATTGTAcagctttttctctctctttcgagcTTGCTGTACTTATTCTCAAATTCAAATTTACCGGCATCGAACTGATTATAGTGGGTTTGGCTTTCTTTATCGCAGTGTTATTTTTTGTTGGCTCAATCAATGTGTTATGTAATATTGGAGATGTCAGAGACTTCTTGAGCAAGTTGCTATTACTTTCGCTACTTATTACATCTTGGCCCTTAACATGTGATGTTATCGTATTTCTACCCGATCTTCGCGTATTTGAGCTCACCGTTATTGCATCTGTGTCAGAATTCGTGGTGTAGTCAACATCCGCAACAAATGACGAATATGTTTCTTTTTGAATCCTATGAGgaattttctgtttctttataaaaacattcaaattgACTTTCTGATTATCTAAACAAATATCGGACGGTTGTTTATTTTGCGTCACAGACTTGCCTCCCctgtatatatcaaaattactCTGTTGTGCTAGTTGTTTATTTTGCGTCATAATCTTGCTTCCCCCGTTCCCAGCAAAATTATTGTCAGACAGATTCGTTGCACACTTCTGACTGTCCGGTTTTTTTCCCACTTTACGTCTGCATAACTTTCTAGATGTTCTAGGTCCTCTAGCTTTTAAAACTCGTTCAAACGATATTTTGGGCACGCCTGCATAAATCTCGCTTTCTGATAAATCTGAATTCTTGTCGTTTTTTGGTTTATTAGCATTTACTGGATTTGATAGCTGCATAGTGttaaaatcaattcttaaaCTTCCGTATCCTAAATCAGTGGAGTGCCCATACATATCAATATTATTCCTTTGTATCTCGCTTCTTGGTTCCATTGgtttattttcaagtttattaatGTTCGTACGACTGTTACTGCATACTAAATTCTGTTGCATTGATATTGTTTCCGGCTTAGATGTTTCGTGACTTATAAAGGACACCGAGTCGTTATTGCATTCTGATTCGGTTTTGTAAGACACTACATAGTTCAAGCAATCGAACATCTCGATAATCTTCTCAATATACTTCGGAGGACAATTTTTGTCtgttaaattattgataatgaTGTTCAGTTTATCCTCTTGAAGAATATCCTTCAAtgtgttctttatttttttggaacTGTTTGATAGATTTATGTTTGATTTGACATCTTGCTTGTTTTCATCATTGCATAATGACTTTACGTGCCCTGTTTGCACGACAGGAATTATATCCCTTTGGGAGTTAGAGATAAAAGATTTTACAgacgaaatatttttctcataattttgtGAATTATCAGTAAGGCGATTATgaaatttttccttcttttcaaatgtattaaatttatatttcagatCTTCAGTCTTAGGATGCTCATTTAAATTACAAGATTTTGCTGCAGAAATAGCTTTTTTATTTCTGCTACATGTGTAAGTCAAATCTGTCAGTTCGGTCTTCAAATCGTCGTCGCTGTCAGTAATACGGGTGGGCCAACGAAACACAACTGGACATCCTTGGCTGATATATGTCCTCCATATTTGGTAAACATTCTCCCAATCATCAGGAAAGCCATTGTAAAATTTTCCACGAATATAATCCGGCAATGCTGTGTAAAGTATACATACTAGTTATTAACATGTAAACTCtacaattaacaaatttacaaatgtaCAAATTGTTACCATTTTTCTCATCAGCAATATTTCCTTGCAGAATATATTTGTGCTTGTATTTGGATTCAACACATATCGCAGAGTATCTTCTTATAACCGGTTTGCTACGTGCAACCCTTCCACTGTTtccaaagaaaattaattattaacatttaaagaaatgccaatcaatatgttttattttttactcacCAATTTAATGTCCCTTTAATTAATAActcatatttgttatttaacataACTTTCCATTTTGTAAACACTTGATCAATCTTATAATTAGTATTGACAGAAGTCGCTGGTGTGACAAAGGTATTCAAGTTGGAATTTGTAGCAGACATCCAGCTTGGAATGCTCACTAAAGAAACCCTATCTACCATGGAAGACTGTACAGTATTGTTAAACGAAGGGAGCACCGCTTTTTTGCAATTTGACAATGTAGGGACTCTGCTATGTGATTTCCTAGGGGTGCGATAAACCGTGCTACTCAGTGGAGGTGGCATATTATGATCAATATCAGGTATATCCTGCTGGACATGGTACCGATTGACACTAGATGTTATCATTGCTGCTGGATTGGTATTATGCCTCTTTTTCTTCAAGAGTATGTTTCTCAAATTATTGCTGGAAGCTAAGACCTCGCTTCTTATCGGAGAAGATGGCGACAGAATTGTGCAGTTGGAATCTATGGAGTCTACATTAATGCTAGAGATGCTGGGCCAGGATGTCACTTTCGTGGGTGACGCTTTCACGTCACGCAAGTCTTTGTTGTGTTTCTGCTTCAGTAAAGCCAGTTTTAAAGAGCATTCCAATTTTTTGAATCGTTTATCTTCTTCCATAGCCCTAAATGTAGTCTGTGtggaaaagatttaaaattcgTATGTACGGTAATTATGAaggagacggtcttcctcagcGATTTTGaggaaattaggctcattcaaCGCGCTTTTACATAAAACTAacaaatctggcagaaaaagtGTCACtctaccatatatatatatatatatatggtagaacgcgacatatatatatatatatatatatatatatatatatatatatatataaacataagcTTACGAAtcagaaattaaataacatttaaattgataaCAGAAACATCCTTCAAATTTTCATGTCGTagaaatgtatacatgatacataccGAATGACGGTTGGCCATCATAAAACGTGTTTTGAGGTTAGATTCTCTGTTTGTAACACAAATTTACGATCAAAACTTTCACTTTTAAAAGAATAGAACTAGGAGAAAAAGCTATAGTTGACGTGATAATGCGATAACATAAACGTTAGTTTGTGAACTTAACGTTCCTGTGTTTTCCCTTTACTTACGACCATTTACAACGTCACTAACCGATTAACAAATATcttcgaaatttttaaatttaaacatgtgtatacatatatacatctctctttttctaagaaagagagagagagagaaactgtaGTTCTTTTTCTGATAAGTTTCTGAACGCATTTAAGATAAAGAGTTCAaaacaattaacatttttttattttataatattttaaagatctcGAAATTTTagcttgaataattttttaacaaaataatataaataatataaatttttcgctGAATGTAACTgttatggctctggcagaccagcgcgatttgcgacacgcgacgcgcgattatccaataggcgtacgtcttttcaaaaaattgtaaacgcctattggataatcgcgcgtcgcgtgtcgcaaatcgcgctggacTGCCAGAGCCATTAGCAAAAGAACGCTTGCTGTTGTGTATTCTTCTATACCTAAATCTGATTGGATCTAAATCTgaaagaatacaccaataataGCGAGCGTTTACTcaactgttgagtctgctgaacgcactTATTACGAGACAGCCCGCGAGTCCGCGCATCGAACATGGTAgagcttcttcttcttctctttaaATTGGCACCCGTCCCCAGTGAATTTAGGGCAGGGACGATTTGGCCATTACAGAAAGTTGTATGGGAAACAAAAGGCTTAAATGGGAATACAGGATAtaattgtgcaaaaaaaaattgagttagAGAATCGAAAACATACATGGCTGCGTTTGGGAATACACATCGAGTGATTtggagtagagtcctatataaagagagaagcgacattgatgtccaaaaCTCTGATTGGTAacctgattgatacttgattggctaaacgagcagccatattgtgaccacagctgtttgcagaatgatacgaatggtaggcttgttttctattcctgcactagactgcactggaacattCTTTCTTGCTtccactaactttcaaatatatatctattttattttaagtgtacactaattcagggagttcaggaacagaaaacaaacggggtgtttgatgacgttagagcggtcccaaaatggcggtggaggactcaattggacactgaaggttgtggtggggattcgatgtcgcttctctctttatataggactctaatttgccg
This genomic window from Solenopsis invicta isolate M01_SB chromosome 13, UNIL_Sinv_3.0, whole genome shotgun sequence contains:
- the LOC105201345 gene encoding uncharacterized protein LOC105201345 isoform X4, coding for MMANRHSTTFRAMEEDKRFKKLECSLKLALLKQKHNKDLRDVKASPTKVTSWPSISSINVDSIDSNCTILSPSSPIRSEVLASSNNLRNILLKKKRHNTNPAAMITSSVNRYHVQQDIPDIDHNMPPPLSSTVYRTPRKSHSRVPTLSNCKKAVLPSFNNTVQSSMVDRVSLVSIPSWMSATNSNLNTFVTPATSVNTNYKIDQVFTKWKVMLNNKYELLIKGTLNCGRVARSKPVIRRYSAICVESKYKHKYILQGNIADEKNALPDYIRGKFYNGFPDDWENVYQIWRTYISQGCPVVFRWPTRITDSDDDLKTELTDLTYTCSRNKKAISAAKSCNLNEHPKTEDLKYKFNTFEKKEKFHNRLTDNSQNYEKNISSVKSFISNSQRDIIPVVQTGHVKSLCNDENKQDVKSNINLSNSSKKIKNTLKDILQEDKLNIIINNLTDKNCPPKYIEKIIEMFDCLNYVVSYKTESECNNDSVSFISHETSKPETISMQQNLVCSNSRTNINKLENKPMEPRSEIQRNNIDMYGHSTDLGYGSLRIDFNTMQLSNPVNANKPKNDKNSDLSESEIYAGVPKISFERVLKARGPRTSRKLCRRKVGKKPDSQKCATNLSDNNFAGNGGSKIMTQNKQLAQQSNFDIYRGGKSVTQNKQPSDICLDNQKVNLNVFIKKQKIPHRIQKETYSSFVADVDYTTNSDTDAITVSSNTRRSGRNTITSHVKGQDVISSESNSNLLKKSLTSPILHNTLIEPTKNNTAIKKAKPTIISSMPVNLNLRISTASSKEREKAVQSHSQIIVQKEDKQDKDVLLLEENNRKKSISRMTIATKSAINDNRINSPKTTVDNKREINLITNNKNKSNISIATKPTINDFHLNMTDDAEQPKSSKLGTKENPRVLTAWMPKVVQYTKSQSGLIFQGKLINGAGHVVNRKFSTDIVLRRHSATLIETVNHEFYALHGHLSDNKHNIPKELVKQCRYGCPARIKQFCQTWRMQSDNVQEARTKLHDVTINLLNTSVSSRGRHIIPPLHYWAGERITLKDNTVVYSPGSLKKSSVLLLTDNSKEIQKNTMTIVTENLQTSKKSPKTKDCTNNAGRFNKKSRKYNKQRARKFSSTESSEEEQKPSPRKRVRNSKTNENADPETRYTMELRKRPKIETTSNKILRKDTTKSNAFRSRTIYQPYHSSIKKPENHKITYTFHKTILQSEDFLSESEVSYV
- the LOC105201345 gene encoding uncharacterized protein LOC105201345 isoform X5; amino-acid sequence: MMANRHSTTFRAMEEDKRFKKLECSLKLALLKQKHNKDLRDVKASPTKVTSWPSISSINVDSIDSNCTILSPSSPIRSEVLASSNNLRNILLKKKRHNTNPAAMITSSVNRYHVQQDIPDIDHNMPPPLSSTVYRTPRKSHSRVPTLSNCKKAVLPSFNNTVQSSMVDRVSLVSIPSWMSATNSNLNTFVTPATSVNTNYKIDQVFTKWKVMLNNKYELLIKGTLNCGRVARSKPVIRRYSAICVESKYKHKYILQGNIADEKNALPDYIRGKFYNGFPDDWENVYQIWRTYISQGCPVVFRWPTRITDSDDDLKTELTDLTYTCSRNKKAISAAKSCNLNEHPKTEDLKYKFNTFEKKEKFHNRLTDNSQNYEKNISSVKSFISNSQRDIIPVVQTGHVKSLCNDENKQDVKSNINLSNSSKKIKNTLKDILQEDKLNIIINNLTDKNCPPKYIEKIIEMFDCLNYVVSYKTESECNNDSVSFISHETSKPETISMQQNLVCSNSRTNINKLENKPMEPRSEIQRNNIDMYGHSTDLGYGSLRIDFNTMQLSNPVNANKPKNDKNSDLSESEIYAGVPKISFERVLKARGPRTSRKLCRRKVGKKPDSQKCATNLSDNNFAGNGGSKIMTQNKQLAQQSNFDIYRGGKSVTQNKQPSDICLDNQKVNLNVFIKKQKIPHRIQKETYSSFVADVDYTTNSDTDAITVSSNTRRSGRNTITSHVKGQDVISSESNSNLLKKSLTSPILHNTLIEPTKNNTAIKKAKPTIISSMPVNLNLRISTASSKEREKAVQSHSQIIVQKEDKQDKDVLLLEENNRKKSISRMTIATKSAINDNRINSPKTTVDNKREINLITNNKNKSNISIATKPTINDFHLNMTDDGNKKEITNNKDKLDNRSLNNLNLLTNSIAEQPKSSKLGTKENPRVLTAWMPKVVQYTKSQSGLIFQGKLINGAGHVVNRKFSTDIVLRRHSATLIETVNHEFYALHGHLSDNKHNIPKELVKQCRYGCPARIKQFCQTWRMQSDNVQEARTKLHDVTINLLNTSVSSRGRHIIPPLHYWAGERITLKDNTVVYSPGSLKKSSVLLLTDNSKEIQKNTMTIVTENLQTSKKSPKTKDCTNNAGRFNKKSRKYNKQRARKFSSTESSEEEQKPSPRKRVRNSKTNENADPETRYTMELRKRPKIETTSNKILRKDTTKSKYN
- the LOC105201345 gene encoding uncharacterized protein LOC105201345 isoform X3, with the protein product MMANRHSTTFRAMEEDKRFKKLECSLKLALLKQKHNKDLRDVKASPTKVTSWPSISSINVDSIDSNCTILSPSSPIRSEVLASSNNLRNILLKKKRHNTNPAAMITSSVNRYHVQQDIPDIDHNMPPPLSSTVYRTPRKSHSRVPTLSNCKKAVLPSFNNTVQSSMVDRVSLVSIPSWMSATNSNLNTFVTPATSVNTNYKIDQVFTKWKVMLNNKYELLIKGTLNCGRVARSKPVIRRYSAICVESKYKHKYILQGNIADEKNALPDYIRGKFYNGFPDDWENVYQIWRTYISQGCPVVFRWPTRITDSDDDLKTELTDLTYTCSRNKKAISAAKSCNLNEHPKTEDLKYKFNTFEKKEKFHNRLTDNSQNYEKNISSVKSFISNSQRDIIPVVQTGHVKSLCNDENKQDVKSNINLSNSSKKIKNTLKDILQEDKLNIIINNLTDKNCPPKYIEKIIEMFDCLNYVVSYKTESECNNDSVSFISHETSKPETISMQQNLVCSNSRTNINKLENKPMEPRSEIQRNNIDMYGHSTDLGYGSLRIDFNTMQLSNPVNANKPKNDKNSDLSESEIYAGVPKISFERVLKARGPRTSRKLCRRKVGKKPDSQKCATNLSDNNFAGNGGSKIMTQNKQLAQQSNFDIYRGGKSVTQNKQPSDICLDNQKVNLNVFIKKQKIPHRIQKETYSSFVADVDYTTNSDTDAITVSSNTRRSGRNTITSHVKGQDVISSESNSNLLKKSLTSPILHNTLIEPTKNNTAIKKAKPTIISSMPVNLNLRISTASSKEREKAVQSHSQIIVQKEDKQDKDVLLLEENNRKKSISRMTIATKSAINDNRINSPKTTVDNKREINLITNNKNKSNISIATKPTINDFHLNMTDDGNKKEITNNKDKLDNRSLNNLNLLTNSIAEQPKSSKLGTKENPRVLTAWMPKVVQYTKSQSGLIFQGKLINGAGHVVNRKFSTDIVLRRHSATLIETVNHEFYALHGHLSDNKHNIPKELVKQCRYGCPARIKQFCQTWRMQSDNVQEARTKLHDVTINLLNTSVSSRGRHIIPPLHYWAGERITLKDNTVVYSPGSLKKSSVLLLTDNSKEIQKNTMTIVTENLQTSKKSPKTKDCTNNAGRFNKKSRKYNKQRARKFSSTESSEEEQKPSPRKRVRNSKTNENADPETRYTMELRKRPKIETTSNKILHTTKKRKVETILENFIVDIREDRETSKKQRIEENKIHQERKEAKYE
- the LOC105201345 gene encoding uncharacterized protein LOC105201345 isoform X2; the encoded protein is MMANRHSTTFRAMEEDKRFKKLECSLKLALLKQKHNKDLRDVKASPTKVTSWPSISSINVDSIDSNCTILSPSSPIRSEVLASSNNLRNILLKKKRHNTNPAAMITSSVNRYHVQQDIPDIDHNMPPPLSSTVYRTPRKSHSRVPTLSNCKKAVLPSFNNTVQSSMVDRVSLVSIPSWMSATNSNLNTFVTPATSVNTNYKIDQVFTKWKVMLNNKYELLIKGTLNCGRVARSKPVIRRYSAICVESKYKHKYILQGNIADEKNALPDYIRGKFYNGFPDDWENVYQIWRTYISQGCPVVFRWPTRITDSDDDLKTELTDLTYTCSRNKKAISAAKSCNLNEHPKTEDLKYKFNTFEKKEKFHNRLTDNSQNYEKNISSVKSFISNSQRDIIPVVQTGHVKSLCNDENKQDVKSNINLSNSSKKIKNTLKDILQEDKLNIIINNLTDKNCPPKYIEKIIEMFDCLNYVVSYKTESECNNDSVSFISHETSKPETISMQQNLVCSNSRTNINKLENKPMEPRSEIQRNNIDMYGHSTDLGYGSLRIDFNTMQLSNPVNANKPKNDKNSDLSESEIYAGVPKISFERVLKARGPRTSRKLCRRKVGKKPDSQKCATNLSDNNFAGNGGSKIMTQNKQLAQQSNFDIYRGGKSVTQNKQPSDICLDNQKVNLNVFIKKQKIPHRIQKETYSSFVADVDYTTNSDTDAITVSSNTRRSGRNTITSHVKGQDVISSESNSNLLKKSLTSPILHNTLIEPTKNNTAIKKAKPTIISSMPVNLNLRISTASSKEREKAVQSHSQIIVQKEDKQDKDVLLLEENNRKKSISRMTIATKSAINDNRINSPKTTVDNKREINLITNNKNKSNISIATKPTINDFHLNMTDDGNKKEITNNKDKLDNRSLNNLNLLTNSIAEQPKSSKLGTKENPRVLTAWMPKVVQYTKSQSGLIFQGKLINGAGHVVNRKFSTDIVLRRHSATLIETVNHEFYALHGHLSDNKHNIPKELVKQCRYGCPARIKQFCQTWRMQSDNVQEARTKLHDVTINLLNTSVSSRGRHIIPPLHYWAGERITLKDNTVVYSPGSLKKSSVLLLTDNSKEIQKNTMTIVTENLQTSKKSPKTKDCTNNAGRFNKKSRKYNKQRARKFSSTESSEEEQKPSPRKRVRNSKTNENADPETRYTMELRKRPKIETTSNKILRKDTTKSNAFRSRTIYQPYHSSIKKPENHKITYTFHKTILQSEDFLSESEVSYN
- the LOC105201345 gene encoding uncharacterized protein LOC105201345 isoform X1, whose translation is MMANRHSTTFRAMEEDKRFKKLECSLKLALLKQKHNKDLRDVKASPTKVTSWPSISSINVDSIDSNCTILSPSSPIRSEVLASSNNLRNILLKKKRHNTNPAAMITSSVNRYHVQQDIPDIDHNMPPPLSSTVYRTPRKSHSRVPTLSNCKKAVLPSFNNTVQSSMVDRVSLVSIPSWMSATNSNLNTFVTPATSVNTNYKIDQVFTKWKVMLNNKYELLIKGTLNCGRVARSKPVIRRYSAICVESKYKHKYILQGNIADEKNALPDYIRGKFYNGFPDDWENVYQIWRTYISQGCPVVFRWPTRITDSDDDLKTELTDLTYTCSRNKKAISAAKSCNLNEHPKTEDLKYKFNTFEKKEKFHNRLTDNSQNYEKNISSVKSFISNSQRDIIPVVQTGHVKSLCNDENKQDVKSNINLSNSSKKIKNTLKDILQEDKLNIIINNLTDKNCPPKYIEKIIEMFDCLNYVVSYKTESECNNDSVSFISHETSKPETISMQQNLVCSNSRTNINKLENKPMEPRSEIQRNNIDMYGHSTDLGYGSLRIDFNTMQLSNPVNANKPKNDKNSDLSESEIYAGVPKISFERVLKARGPRTSRKLCRRKVGKKPDSQKCATNLSDNNFAGNGGSKIMTQNKQLAQQSNFDIYRGGKSVTQNKQPSDICLDNQKVNLNVFIKKQKIPHRIQKETYSSFVADVDYTTNSDTDAITVSSNTRRSGRNTITSHVKGQDVISSESNSNLLKKSLTSPILHNTLIEPTKNNTAIKKAKPTIISSMPVNLNLRISTASSKEREKAVQSHSQIIVQKEDKQDKDVLLLEENNRKKSISRMTIATKSAINDNRINSPKTTVDNKREINLITNNKNKSNISIATKPTINDFHLNMTDDGNKKEITNNKDKLDNRSLNNLNLLTNSIAEQPKSSKLGTKENPRVLTAWMPKVVQYTKSQSGLIFQGKLINGAGHVVNRKFSTDIVLRRHSATLIETVNHEFYALHGHLSDNKHNIPKELVKQCRYGCPARIKQFCQTWRMQSDNVQEARTKLHDVTINLLNTSVSSRGRHIIPPLHYWAGERITLKDNTVVYSPGSLKKSSVLLLTDNSKEIQKNTMTIVTENLQTSKKSPKTKDCTNNAGRFNKKSRKYNKQRARKFSSTESSEEEQKPSPRKRVRNSKTNENADPETRYTMELRKRPKIETTSNKILRKDTTKSNAFRSRTIYQPYHSSIKKPENHKITYTFHKTILQSEDFLSESEVSYV